A genomic stretch from Corynebacterium kutscheri includes:
- a CDS encoding TetR/AcrR family transcriptional regulator: MQPQETTILDGEILLPRRQPAQQRSRERYSRILAAGRSVLVEVGFESFTFDEVAKRAEVPIGTLYQFFANKYVLICELDREDWRATGEELARFAQQVPALQWPDILDELIDHLAEMWRAVPSRRAVWHAVQSTPATRATAAATEAPILATLASVLKPLAPRATDTERNTIAALLLHTAISLLNYAVHDPEVSNERFEATVKEIKHMLVAYLFSVAMS, translated from the coding sequence ATGCAGCCTCAGGAAACGACTATTTTAGATGGGGAAATCCTCCTTCCCCGCCGTCAGCCTGCGCAACAACGCTCCCGGGAACGCTATAGCCGAATTCTTGCGGCTGGGCGCAGTGTACTTGTCGAGGTGGGTTTCGAATCCTTTACTTTCGACGAAGTAGCCAAGCGAGCCGAGGTTCCTATCGGCACGCTGTATCAATTTTTTGCAAATAAATACGTGCTGATCTGTGAACTCGATCGGGAAGATTGGCGGGCAACTGGTGAAGAACTTGCTCGTTTTGCCCAGCAAGTGCCGGCCTTACAGTGGCCAGATATTCTCGACGAACTAATCGATCATCTGGCCGAAATGTGGCGAGCTGTCCCCTCCCGGCGCGCAGTATGGCATGCGGTGCAATCAACCCCGGCGACTCGTGCTACCGCAGCTGCTACCGAGGCACCAATTCTGGCTACATTGGCTTCGGTTTTAAAACCATTAGCACCGCGAGCAACAGATACCGAGCGCAATACTATCGCCGCGTTACTGCTGCATACTGCTATTTCACTGCTTAATTACGCTGTTCATGATCCAGAAGTATCAAATGAACGTTTTGAGGCGACGGTGAAAGAAATTAAGCATATGTTGGTTGCTTATCTTTTCTCTGTTGCTATGAGCTAA
- the bcp gene encoding thioredoxin-dependent thiol peroxidase: MTKTARLSIGDRAPLFSLPNDHGGTTSLSDYAGKRVLVYFYPRAHTPGCTKEACDFRDSLAQFNNLGIEVLGVSPDSIEKLVSFKEKEELNFTLLSNEAKDVMVAYGAFGEKKNYGKIVQGVIRSTFIIEPDGTIGLALYNVRATGHVARVIKELTA; this comes from the coding sequence ATGACCAAAACAGCCCGACTAAGTATTGGCGACCGTGCCCCCTTATTTTCTTTGCCCAATGATCACGGTGGTACCACCAGCCTTAGTGATTATGCAGGCAAGCGTGTTCTTGTTTATTTTTATCCCCGTGCGCATACCCCAGGGTGTACTAAAGAAGCCTGTGATTTCCGTGATTCTTTAGCCCAGTTCAATAACTTAGGCATAGAAGTACTAGGGGTTTCGCCAGATAGCATCGAAAAGCTAGTCTCTTTTAAAGAAAAAGAAGAGCTTAATTTCACCTTGCTTTCTAATGAAGCAAAAGATGTAATGGTTGCCTACGGTGCATTTGGGGAGAAGAAAAACTACGGCAAAATTGTTCAAGGCGTTATTCGCTCCACCTTTATTATTGAACCCGATGGCACTATTGGGCTTGCCCTCTACAATGTTCGTGCCACTGGGCACGTTGCCCGAGTTATCAAAGAACTCACCGCCTAA
- a CDS encoding DUF3618 domain-containing protein, protein MARNIDDIQRDIERTRRQLAGTLDEIVERSKPEVIMEDARASITSKLREPQVQKVLAGVGLVVAGVVAIGFARSRRRSKELKEIQKFLAQR, encoded by the coding sequence GTGGCTCGCAATATTGATGATATCCAGCGTGATATTGAACGTACTCGTCGCCAACTTGCTGGTACTTTGGATGAGATTGTTGAGCGCAGCAAACCAGAGGTCATTATGGAGGATGCTCGTGCCAGCATTACTAGCAAACTACGCGAACCGCAGGTGCAAAAAGTACTTGCCGGAGTTGGGTTAGTAGTAGCAGGCGTGGTGGCGATTGGTTTTGCCCGTAGCCGTCGACGCAGCAAAGAGCTAAAAGAAATTCAGAAGTTTTTAGCTCAGCGATAG
- a CDS encoding glutaminase has protein sequence MKTPIPFYLNEILDQVRHRDGGAVADYIPELAQVNPDQLGAALCTTTGHIYSAGDDTALFTMQSISKPFVYALALHEFGPDSLNDVVGLEPSGEAFNELSLNTDHKPVNPLINAGAIAVTQLINGVDSLVDDRTECIRAFMSRLAGRELTIDEKACASELEHADRNLSLAYMLRNYGIIKDSAEDAILTYTKQCSIQVTVRDLAVMAATLGNGGVQPITGEKIFSSDVARQTLAVMSSAGMYDGAGRWMSEVGIPAKSGVGGGLIGTLPGQLGFATFSPRLNAEGNSVRGVEVFKLLSQEMGLHLMSTEERYGIRPIRSVERIDEAIIVHLQGMINFNAAETILYEIEYYDISAQQIVLDFSMVSSSNRIGRRMLKEGLRRLRVSGLDIAVVDPDEHLRTFVLSDGTEVPVHDGDDYEFIESELDTQF, from the coding sequence GTGAAAACCCCGATTCCTTTTTATCTTAATGAGATCCTTGATCAGGTCCGTCACCGTGATGGTGGTGCAGTAGCTGACTATATTCCTGAGTTAGCACAGGTAAACCCAGATCAATTGGGTGCTGCTTTGTGCACAACGACCGGACATATCTATTCAGCCGGGGATGACACCGCGCTTTTTACCATGCAGTCAATTTCTAAGCCATTTGTTTATGCGCTTGCGCTACATGAATTTGGTCCGGATTCCCTAAACGATGTGGTGGGCTTAGAACCATCGGGCGAGGCATTTAATGAGCTATCTCTTAATACCGACCATAAACCAGTCAACCCACTGATTAATGCAGGTGCGATTGCAGTAACCCAGTTAATTAATGGGGTTGATTCTTTAGTCGATGATCGCACTGAATGTATCCGTGCTTTTATGTCTCGACTTGCTGGACGCGAGCTAACTATCGACGAAAAAGCCTGTGCCAGCGAATTAGAACACGCTGATCGAAATCTTTCGTTGGCGTATATGTTGCGTAACTACGGAATTATTAAAGATTCTGCTGAGGACGCAATTTTAACTTATACCAAACAGTGCTCAATCCAAGTCACAGTGCGAGATCTCGCAGTGATGGCCGCTACCTTAGGAAACGGTGGGGTGCAACCGATTACTGGTGAGAAGATTTTTTCTTCTGATGTTGCTCGGCAAACCCTGGCAGTGATGAGCTCGGCAGGAATGTACGATGGCGCTGGCCGCTGGATGTCTGAAGTTGGCATTCCAGCTAAATCAGGTGTAGGTGGTGGCTTAATTGGTACCCTGCCTGGTCAGCTTGGTTTTGCTACTTTCTCGCCTAGATTAAATGCAGAAGGTAATTCAGTACGCGGGGTAGAGGTGTTTAAACTGCTTAGCCAAGAGATGGGTTTACACCTTATGTCTACTGAGGAACGCTACGGTATTCGCCCTATTAGAAGCGTTGAGCGTATCGACGAAGCAATTATTGTGCACCTACAAGGCATGATTAACTTCAATGCGGCAGAGACCATTTTGTACGAAATTGAATACTACGATATCTCTGCACAGCAGATTGTGCTGGATTTTTCCATGGTATCGAGCTCAAATAGGATTGGGCGGCGAATGCTTAAAGAAGGTCTACGCCGCCTGCGCGTTTCTGGTCTTGATATTGCGGTGGTTGACCCCGATGAACACTTACGTACTTTTGTGCTTTCTGATGGCACCGAAGTTCCTGTTCATGACGGTGATGATTATGAGTTCATAGAATCGGAGTTGGATACGCAGTTTTAA
- a CDS encoding nicotinamidase produces MRALVVVDVQNDFCPGGSLATKNGSIVAHRIADYIAQNKHRYNQVIATKDWHIEPGDHFSDTPDFIDSWPVHCVADSQGAELHPALATTEFDEVFLKGQYSAAYSGFEGASASDETPLNTWLDQRNVSIIDVAGIATDYCVKATVLDGLKAGFETKIFSDLVSAVNEETGDKAIQEMLSAGSQIA; encoded by the coding sequence ATGCGTGCACTTGTCGTCGTCGATGTTCAAAATGATTTCTGCCCTGGTGGCAGCTTAGCTACCAAAAACGGGAGCATCGTCGCTCATCGGATTGCAGATTATATTGCCCAAAATAAACACCGTTACAACCAGGTCATTGCGACCAAAGATTGGCATATTGAGCCCGGCGATCATTTCTCAGATACACCAGATTTTATTGATTCTTGGCCAGTGCATTGTGTTGCGGATTCTCAAGGTGCCGAATTACACCCAGCACTAGCGACAACCGAGTTTGATGAGGTTTTTCTTAAAGGCCAATATTCAGCTGCTTATTCAGGTTTTGAAGGTGCCTCAGCTTCTGATGAGACACCGTTAAATACGTGGCTTGACCAGCGCAATGTATCCATTATTGATGTCGCTGGCATTGCAACTGACTATTGTGTGAAAGCAACAGTGCTTGATGGTTTAAAAGCTGGATTTGAGACCAAAATTTTTAGCGATCTAGTCTCTGCGGTCAATGAGGAAACGGGCGATAAAGCTATCCAAGAAATGCTTTCAGCCGGTTCCCAAATAGCTTAA
- a CDS encoding HtaA domain-containing protein translates to MNTQRFRHLLTTTVACTTLLSVTATQAIAQDVPASHNTAASVVEEKETEPTQLGAEDTSDADAPVAKAPEAENSDTKDTKSENDAAAKATDAVEPGKSPDSATSKTNKPNPESKENTNESALTWGIRTSFNNYTKGPTEMIGSATQNDEKNKFTFKLDSTTYDSATEKFEAKFNGGVHYKKYCDNGTSGTCSLDLKIENPRIVISKDGSFVYAKVSSKKYSGGGTYTNEGTDDAKPIAKLYTASATFEEEGNKVTWKEIPTTLTADGDEMFSHFYGVGVGIDPITFTFDKSHLTDFKRPSTDNAKYAVASQLFDNDGLYEHHREVFKIQDHLIVATADHRWNPVEKAGFALLDRDLKETHSAHIKLNEYGAVTFDEKNSDLYFLQKQEPGNGKKTPANDDPRKIYKVHVDLKTGFKDPELIHTFGDGDEVNAISYNPHSGDVVAISQKQVAVVNTGSTIKPIDLPESTELIKGTDFDSASNVYGAARYSNNNDDRELLPMKDGTFIFNSDGKLSKEKTKEEKDKEKNEDYPDPKKHYYGVMVSINPKNTEAPAKLLPESAFEDSNFSSTTARSNGTTVLRFTQNTSKDYSYAQSFTYAEQKITLKSEDIVKADKSDVKTWGNALVSDNDKIMALDAHDGMLKTVDAKTFKTTDNDDSTVIPNGSKTSANQHGPILQLDEGTFYVPSYDASAGESKEKYVLRKVYDPKFVPKVEEKSDRPEPDDKDRQTEKPVPPTSPKNPTPPTSSKTPAPSTTSKQPVPPTSSKKPDNNPDPKVPDISSKQNIWTIVFGVLGTLGVLGTILGLVHTFAGPHIQKFLEQFRR, encoded by the coding sequence TTGAATACTCAACGCTTCCGTCATCTGCTTACCACCACGGTGGCATGCACGACGCTACTATCTGTAACCGCTACCCAAGCAATCGCTCAAGACGTGCCTGCTTCACACAACACTGCAGCATCGGTGGTAGAAGAAAAAGAAACAGAGCCTACGCAGCTAGGAGCCGAAGATACATCAGACGCTGATGCGCCAGTAGCTAAAGCACCGGAAGCTGAGAATTCTGACACCAAAGATACAAAGAGCGAAAACGATGCAGCAGCCAAGGCCACTGATGCTGTAGAGCCAGGCAAATCACCAGATTCTGCTACATCTAAGACCAACAAACCAAACCCTGAGTCAAAGGAAAACACCAACGAAAGCGCCCTTACCTGGGGAATTCGTACATCCTTTAATAACTACACCAAAGGGCCGACAGAAATGATCGGCTCTGCCACACAAAATGACGAAAAAAATAAATTCACCTTCAAACTAGACTCAACCACCTATGATAGTGCGACGGAAAAATTCGAAGCCAAATTCAACGGTGGCGTCCACTATAAGAAATACTGTGATAACGGTACTTCTGGAACCTGTAGCTTAGATCTTAAAATCGAAAATCCTCGTATCGTCATCAGTAAAGATGGTTCCTTCGTTTACGCTAAGGTGAGCTCCAAAAAGTACTCTGGCGGCGGAACATACACCAATGAAGGTACTGACGATGCCAAACCAATTGCTAAGCTATACACCGCGAGTGCAACTTTTGAAGAAGAAGGAAATAAGGTTACCTGGAAAGAAATTCCTACAACTTTAACTGCCGATGGCGATGAGATGTTCTCTCATTTCTACGGTGTTGGAGTAGGAATCGATCCCATTACTTTCACCTTCGACAAATCACACCTCACTGATTTCAAGCGTCCATCTACCGATAATGCAAAGTATGCGGTTGCTTCCCAACTCTTTGATAACGATGGACTATATGAACACCACCGAGAAGTTTTCAAGATCCAAGATCATCTCATCGTTGCTACCGCTGATCACCGGTGGAACCCCGTTGAGAAAGCAGGTTTTGCGTTGCTTGATCGAGATCTTAAAGAAACCCACTCTGCACACATCAAACTGAATGAGTATGGTGCAGTAACTTTCGACGAAAAAAATAGCGATCTCTATTTCCTACAGAAACAAGAACCAGGAAACGGAAAGAAAACACCTGCTAACGACGATCCACGTAAAATCTATAAAGTACACGTCGACCTAAAAACTGGTTTCAAAGACCCAGAACTCATTCATACCTTCGGTGACGGCGATGAAGTCAACGCTATAAGCTACAATCCCCATTCTGGCGACGTAGTAGCTATCTCCCAAAAACAAGTAGCTGTAGTTAATACTGGTAGCACAATTAAACCTATTGACCTACCTGAAAGTACAGAACTCATTAAAGGCACTGATTTCGATAGCGCATCAAATGTATACGGAGCCGCTCGTTACAGCAACAATAATGATGACCGCGAGCTACTACCAATGAAAGATGGCACTTTCATTTTTAATTCTGATGGAAAACTATCCAAGGAAAAAACTAAAGAGGAAAAAGACAAAGAGAAAAACGAAGACTATCCTGATCCGAAGAAGCACTACTATGGTGTAATGGTCTCTATCAATCCTAAAAACACCGAGGCACCTGCTAAATTACTTCCAGAATCAGCTTTTGAGGATTCGAACTTCTCCTCAACTACTGCTCGATCGAATGGCACTACTGTTCTTCGCTTTACCCAAAATACAAGCAAAGATTATTCTTATGCTCAATCATTTACCTATGCGGAACAAAAAATTACGCTTAAGAGCGAAGATATCGTCAAGGCTGATAAATCAGACGTGAAAACATGGGGTAATGCTCTAGTATCCGATAACGATAAGATCATGGCACTTGATGCCCACGACGGTATGCTCAAGACTGTTGACGCTAAGACATTCAAGACCACTGATAACGATGACAGCACTGTTATCCCTAATGGAAGTAAGACCAGCGCAAACCAGCATGGCCCTATTTTGCAACTAGATGAAGGAACTTTCTATGTTCCTTCCTACGATGCATCAGCCGGTGAATCTAAAGAGAAATACGTCCTGCGTAAAGTCTACGATCCAAAGTTCGTGCCAAAGGTTGAGGAAAAGTCTGATCGTCCTGAACCGGACGATAAAGATCGTCAAACCGAGAAGCCGGTACCACCAACTAGCCCCAAGAACCCAACACCACCTACCAGTTCTAAGACCCCAGCACCGTCTACCACTTCCAAGCAGCCGGTGCCACCAACTAGCTCCAAGAAGCCAGACAACAACCCGGATCCGAAGGTACCTGATATATCAAGTAAGCAAAACATCTGGACAATTGTCTTCGGCGTTCTTGGCACCCTCGGTGTTCTTGGCACAATCCTAGGCTTGGTACACACTTTTGCTGGTCCACATATTCAGAAGTTCCTAGAGCAGTTCCGCCGCTAA
- a CDS encoding DUF5979 domain-containing protein gives MNEVPEDNFHEKIQNKKFIFSYTCTLPGINGKEGEKREGKIELKNGETSSAVTGLPIGTQCTVTEETSNLDIDGYKHDKVDWYGENGSRNGNSYTFTITGKPEKIAVYTAVNIYTLFCSSCATGNPNNFYNYPVDNFNNPNHIDNNSDRTNDLRVDNHLNNGPVDNKFSEANFINTGTTNHYDDFVKTNIIKAFGTHFNYNDTRDTTGCANPDSDPYPTGTPPNATTASAVYNHPTASIIVCPSDTNYTETKYSTT, from the coding sequence ATGAATGAGGTACCAGAAGATAACTTCCACGAAAAGATCCAAAACAAGAAGTTCATTTTCTCATATACTTGTACTCTTCCTGGAATAAACGGAAAAGAAGGCGAAAAACGAGAAGGTAAAATCGAACTTAAAAACGGCGAAACTAGCTCCGCTGTCACCGGTTTGCCTATTGGTACTCAATGTACCGTCACCGAAGAGACATCCAACCTCGATATCGACGGTTACAAGCACGACAAAGTGGACTGGTATGGAGAAAATGGCTCACGAAACGGTAATAGTTATACATTCACTATCACCGGCAAACCGGAAAAAATAGCTGTTTATACTGCCGTAAATATCTACACCCTTTTTTGTTCCTCCTGTGCCACCGGTAACCCCAACAACTTCTACAACTACCCCGTCGACAACTTCAACAACCCCAACCACATCGACAACAACTCCGATCGAACCAACGACCTCCGAGTCGACAACCACCTCAACAACGGCCCCGTCGACAACAAGTTCAGTGAAGCCAACTTCATCAACACCGGTACCACCAATCACTACGACGACTTCGTCAAAACCAACATCATCAAAGCCTTCGGAACCCACTTCAACTACAACGACACAAGGGATACCACCGGTTGTGCCAATCCCGATTCCGATCCCTATCCCACCGGCACCCCACCCAACGCCACAACCGCCAGCGCCGTCTATAACCACCCCACAGCCAGCATCATCGTCTGCCCCTCAGATACCAACTACACAGAAACCAAGTACTCCACAACGTGA
- a CDS encoding DUF5979 domain-containing protein, whose product MYPSHKKNGIITRLLKTPWLTILFTLVLIAALIPLIANRPIATAEENGPAAITELAPEDTADEATASDSEDVPPPNNDTNPIPAEEEQTDTGETGTITLTEVVKISRLIKNYDFMTVGGSSLNFYCTEPKDMPSYIGGRLEVSMYTNPGSLTRSVISEPMPVGTKCKIELGSSVLEDPGYKYSHAYDLDGNPIADTGSQTASIELTIEPGNQTITSTYNFVGSAFTLRKTVEGTNTNEKFKFHWKCVEPQNEMTILEGEEILGDQEEKLIDGLRLGHSCTVSETPVEINGYKHSMHWLTNGEKSPDNPITITPRSEDSTNPLVLEAVNTYTKDGSTPPAPENTANFMLFKRSIVTDKNGGENTEETAKLPNKDYKFAWECTLPQGEKKTGSFDVQANNRFTSEAFPIGTECKVTEDLASTHIDGFTHNFAAFYAGNEDNLRLDGVRGVKFTLTEKGQFNFIAQNEYTAKQRDTAGVITLRKTVEGTTTDKKFNLSWKCEADNGKTVTGETTLGHSDEYTIAKLPLDSSCTISEAPAKLDGFTHSLKWLTNGEESPDNPIVVTPRDEDSPNPLVVTALNTYTKDGAPVPPKPTTGGFTLEKKVQGINTTKKFTFTWVCTTTDGKTVKDSKVLAHGEKVRIEGLPTDSSCIVSESGTHIGGLDHSVQWLVNGEKTSDKQVTVTPRAKDAQTPVVVTAINTYRNNDGGSSWSPIIPIPIPIPIPPAPQPGPAPAPQPAPAPNPDGNVTPQPHNNNNGGNGNHGGNNAVKPQPNNNAGSQRPGQGALANTGASVLWLIIVSVLLAGVGGLVIYRGCKKS is encoded by the coding sequence ATGTACCCCTCACACAAAAAAAATGGAATCATCACGAGGTTATTGAAAACCCCCTGGCTCACCATACTTTTCACCCTGGTGCTCATCGCAGCGCTTATCCCGTTAATAGCCAACCGGCCTATTGCAACAGCAGAGGAAAACGGTCCTGCTGCAATAACAGAACTTGCCCCAGAAGATACCGCCGATGAAGCCACTGCCTCTGATTCTGAAGATGTTCCACCGCCGAACAACGATACAAATCCAATTCCAGCAGAGGAAGAACAAACTGATACCGGAGAAACCGGTACTATAACTCTCACAGAAGTAGTAAAAATATCCCGACTGATCAAAAACTATGATTTCATGACAGTCGGTGGATCTTCACTAAATTTCTATTGCACTGAACCTAAGGACATGCCTAGTTATATAGGCGGCAGGCTAGAGGTAAGTATGTATACTAACCCAGGCAGCCTTACGCGTAGTGTCATCAGCGAACCAATGCCAGTTGGCACGAAATGCAAAATAGAGCTAGGTTCCAGTGTCCTGGAAGACCCCGGTTACAAATATTCCCATGCTTACGATCTAGACGGTAATCCTATAGCTGACACAGGATCCCAGACTGCATCAATTGAACTCACAATCGAACCGGGCAACCAAACTATTACCTCTACCTACAACTTTGTTGGTTCTGCTTTTACCCTGCGTAAAACCGTAGAGGGAACAAACACCAATGAGAAATTTAAGTTTCATTGGAAATGTGTTGAACCTCAGAACGAGATGACTATCCTAGAAGGCGAAGAGATACTTGGCGACCAGGAAGAAAAGCTCATTGACGGTCTACGTCTAGGCCACAGCTGTACTGTCTCCGAAACTCCTGTTGAGATCAACGGCTATAAACACTCTATGCACTGGCTCACCAACGGTGAAAAAAGCCCAGATAATCCCATTACTATAACCCCGCGTTCTGAAGACAGCACTAATCCTTTAGTTCTTGAAGCTGTAAACACATATACCAAAGACGGTTCCACCCCACCGGCACCCGAGAACACAGCAAACTTCATGTTGTTTAAACGCTCCATCGTCACAGACAAAAATGGTGGCGAAAACACTGAAGAAACTGCAAAGCTTCCTAACAAAGACTATAAGTTCGCTTGGGAATGCACCCTGCCACAAGGAGAGAAGAAAACCGGTAGCTTCGACGTGCAAGCAAATAATCGCTTCACCAGCGAAGCCTTCCCAATTGGCACCGAGTGTAAGGTTACTGAAGACCTTGCCAGCACCCACATTGATGGGTTTACCCATAACTTCGCGGCATTCTATGCCGGCAATGAAGACAACCTCCGCTTGGACGGAGTTCGTGGTGTGAAATTTACCTTGACAGAAAAAGGCCAATTCAACTTCATCGCACAAAACGAATACACCGCAAAACAACGAGACACCGCAGGTGTTATCACCTTACGTAAAACCGTCGAAGGCACTACCACTGATAAAAAGTTCAATCTGAGCTGGAAGTGTGAAGCTGACAACGGTAAAACCGTCACCGGTGAAACCACCCTTGGCCATTCCGATGAGTACACTATTGCAAAACTTCCATTGGATTCTTCGTGCACCATTAGTGAAGCTCCAGCGAAACTAGATGGCTTTACTCATTCCTTAAAATGGTTAACCAATGGTGAAGAAAGCCCAGATAACCCTATCGTCGTTACCCCTCGTGATGAAGATTCACCGAATCCTTTAGTAGTAACCGCATTAAACACCTACACCAAAGATGGTGCTCCTGTTCCGCCAAAGCCAACAACTGGTGGCTTTACCCTGGAAAAGAAGGTTCAAGGAATCAACACCACTAAGAAGTTCACTTTCACTTGGGTCTGCACTACTACCGATGGTAAGACGGTAAAGGATTCAAAGGTTCTTGCCCATGGTGAAAAAGTTCGTATTGAGGGTCTACCTACTGATTCTTCCTGCATTGTAAGTGAGTCTGGTACTCATATAGGTGGTTTAGATCATTCTGTGCAGTGGTTGGTCAATGGCGAAAAAACTTCTGATAAACAAGTCACCGTGACTCCTCGTGCAAAGGATGCTCAAACACCTGTGGTGGTTACTGCTATAAACACGTACCGCAATAATGATGGTGGTAGTTCATGGTCGCCAATTATTCCGATCCCGATTCCAATCCCTATTCCACCAGCACCTCAGCCAGGTCCAGCGCCTGCACCTCAACCGGCTCCTGCTCCAAACCCTGATGGCAACGTAACCCCACAACCACATAACAATAATAATGGTGGTAATGGCAACCATGGCGGTAACAATGCTGTGAAACCTCAGCCAAATAATAATGCTGGTTCGCAGCGCCCAGGCCAGGGTGCTTTGGCCAATACCGGTGCATCAGTATTGTGGCTAATTATTGTTTCAGTATTGCTTGCTGGTGTTGGTGGCCTTGTAATTTATCGTGGCTGTAAGAAGAGTTAA